From Rudanella lutea DSM 19387, a single genomic window includes:
- a CDS encoding S9 family peptidase: MRFRLLFLLLFPAVVFAQKQKIVATDLTRIKQVGGIMLSPDGNRAAYTLTTIEPSADQAADARTGEYEYRTHIYLTNLKAGDAKALTRGTESARQPSWSPDGSRLAFVRTVKGKSQVFVMPLDGGEAYQLTDSKYGANNPSWSPDGNQILFEAGVSFAEMLNDTLLNPGLRTPSWSLEKPGFANNDFVKPNKAIKANPDGSLAEIRAYLQKDVDDKKAKVITRLNFQGEATTEPDMSFTHLYLVDVRDGTPTERIPARPITRGFYSFNSSGWFPNGQQIVAVTKRDTLKHPDREQANAIVVIAADGKSRPTVLMGQEGRSYFSPELSPDGTQMAFLSSPTEGVNVGQMGIATLNGTTVSGTQIIPFDRSAGNFSWATLPVAARGRRATTTGAALYFTAPSNGGFPLYRLNPVTKEITQLTPFEKGVSSFDAASGRVVMALTEVANPSELVMADADAKNPVVLTGHNDWVKQKALSFPEKRVYTNSKGQAVDYWIMKPTAIANSSTGDTKKYPLLLNMHGGPSAMWGPGEGSMWHEFQYMCAQGYGVVYANPRGSGGYGEAFLRGNVKDWGTGPAEDVLAAATDAAKAPWVDTERQVITGGSYAGYLTAWIVAHDNRFKAAFAQRGVYDLTTFMGEGNAWRLVPNYFGGYPWQPETQKVLDANSPYSFVENIRTPLLIKHGENDLRTGVIQSEMMMKSLKVLGRPVEYVRMPGGTHELSRSGNVRQRIDRILRIYEFFERYVGEPTGTVK; encoded by the coding sequence ATGCGCTTTAGACTTTTATTCTTGCTGTTGTTTCCAGCGGTTGTCTTTGCCCAGAAACAGAAAATTGTGGCTACCGACCTGACCCGTATCAAACAGGTAGGCGGCATCATGCTCTCGCCCGACGGTAACCGGGCGGCCTACACCCTCACTACCATTGAGCCGAGCGCGGACCAGGCCGCCGACGCCCGCACGGGTGAGTACGAGTACCGAACTCATATCTACCTGACTAACCTGAAAGCGGGCGATGCCAAAGCCCTCACGCGCGGCACCGAAAGCGCCCGTCAGCCGAGTTGGTCGCCCGATGGTAGCCGACTGGCTTTTGTCCGGACGGTGAAAGGGAAATCGCAGGTGTTTGTCATGCCGCTCGACGGCGGAGAAGCCTATCAGCTCACCGATAGTAAGTACGGGGCCAATAACCCGAGCTGGTCGCCCGATGGCAATCAAATTCTGTTTGAAGCTGGGGTATCATTTGCCGAAATGCTGAATGACACCCTGCTCAACCCCGGCCTGCGCACACCGTCGTGGTCGCTGGAGAAGCCCGGCTTTGCCAACAACGACTTTGTGAAGCCCAACAAAGCGATCAAAGCGAATCCGGATGGTTCGCTGGCTGAAATTCGGGCGTATCTGCAAAAAGACGTCGACGACAAGAAAGCCAAGGTAATTACGCGGCTCAACTTTCAGGGGGAGGCAACCACCGAGCCCGATATGAGCTTCACGCACCTCTACCTTGTGGATGTACGCGACGGCACCCCGACCGAACGCATCCCGGCCCGGCCTATCACTCGTGGCTTTTACTCGTTCAACTCATCAGGCTGGTTCCCGAACGGGCAGCAAATTGTGGCCGTTACGAAGCGCGATACCCTCAAACACCCCGACCGCGAGCAGGCCAACGCCATTGTGGTGATTGCGGCCGACGGCAAAAGTCGACCCACGGTGCTGATGGGGCAGGAGGGGCGCAGTTACTTTTCACCCGAACTCTCGCCCGATGGCACGCAGATGGCCTTTTTGAGCAGCCCCACCGAGGGTGTCAACGTGGGTCAGATGGGCATTGCCACGCTCAACGGTACAACCGTGTCGGGTACCCAGATTATTCCGTTCGACCGCTCGGCGGGTAACTTTAGCTGGGCAACCCTGCCTGTAGCCGCACGGGGTCGCCGGGCTACAACAACGGGAGCAGCTTTGTACTTTACTGCCCCATCGAACGGAGGTTTTCCGTTGTATCGGCTCAACCCGGTCACCAAAGAAATTACCCAACTCACCCCGTTTGAGAAAGGTGTCAGCAGTTTCGATGCCGCATCGGGCCGGGTTGTCATGGCCTTGACCGAGGTAGCCAATCCCTCAGAACTGGTGATGGCCGATGCCGACGCCAAAAACCCGGTTGTTCTGACAGGCCACAACGACTGGGTTAAGCAAAAAGCACTCAGCTTCCCCGAAAAACGGGTGTACACCAACTCCAAAGGGCAGGCGGTTGACTACTGGATTATGAAGCCCACCGCTATTGCCAACAGCTCAACGGGCGACACCAAAAAGTATCCGCTCCTGCTGAACATGCACGGTGGACCCTCGGCTATGTGGGGGCCGGGCGAGGGGTCGATGTGGCACGAGTTTCAGTACATGTGTGCGCAGGGCTACGGCGTTGTGTACGCTAACCCGCGCGGATCGGGCGGGTACGGCGAAGCCTTTTTACGGGGTAATGTGAAAGACTGGGGCACCGGTCCGGCCGAGGACGTGCTGGCCGCAGCCACCGATGCCGCCAAGGCACCCTGGGTCGATACGGAGCGGCAGGTAATTACCGGCGGCTCGTACGCAGGCTACCTCACGGCCTGGATTGTGGCTCACGACAACCGATTCAAAGCGGCCTTTGCCCAGCGGGGTGTGTACGACCTGACCACATTTATGGGTGAGGGCAACGCCTGGCGGCTGGTACCCAACTACTTCGGTGGCTATCCCTGGCAACCCGAAACCCAGAAAGTACTCGACGCGAACTCGCCGTATTCGTTTGTCGAGAATATTCGGACCCCGCTGCTTATCAAACATGGTGAGAACGACCTCCGGACGGGCGTTATTCAGAGTGAGATGATGATGAAGAGCCTTAAGGTGCTGGGTCGGCCGGTTGAGTATGTACGGATGCCCGGCGGTACGCACGAGCTGAGCCGGTCGGGTAATGTGCGGCAGCGGATCGACCGGATTCTGCGGATTTACGAGTTTTTTGAACGCTACGTAGGCGAGCCTACCGGCACTGTAAAATAA
- a CDS encoding NUDIX hydrolase: MEKLEDAPKFRFWKSQLIANGLTVHGVKEHFIRRRHNGEVLFAMLELDADTPEGDKIPPVCFLKGHAASVLVCLIDEQTEEKFVVLVRQRRISDGSQTYEHPAGMVDADDNPTDVAAREVGEEIGLSIGPSELTKLNPRLWYPSTGTSDEAMHYFFVEKRMSREQIMGFHHQRMTNDSEFERITTVVTTLPEAHQLINNVNGLLIHFLYLKHVGDYETMKLL, encoded by the coding sequence ATGGAAAAACTGGAAGACGCCCCCAAGTTTCGGTTCTGGAAAAGTCAACTGATCGCCAACGGCCTTACGGTACATGGTGTCAAGGAGCACTTCATCCGTCGGCGCCACAACGGCGAAGTTTTGTTTGCCATGCTCGAGCTGGATGCCGATACTCCCGAAGGCGACAAAATTCCGCCGGTCTGCTTTCTGAAAGGCCACGCGGCCTCGGTATTGGTGTGCCTGATCGACGAGCAGACTGAAGAAAAATTTGTGGTACTGGTGCGGCAACGGCGTATCTCCGATGGTTCACAAACCTACGAACACCCGGCCGGTATGGTCGACGCCGACGATAACCCAACCGATGTAGCCGCCCGTGAAGTAGGCGAGGAGATAGGGCTGAGCATCGGCCCCAGTGAGCTCACCAAGCTAAACCCGCGCCTGTGGTACCCAAGCACCGGCACCAGCGACGAAGCCATGCATTACTTTTTCGTCGAGAAACGTATGTCGCGCGAGCAGATCATGGGGTTTCATCATCAGCGCATGACCAACGACTCGGAGTTTGAACGCATCACGACGGTAGTAACTACCCTGCCCGAAGCGCATCAGCTGATCAACAACGTAAACGGGTTGCTGATCCATTTTCTGTATCTCAAACACGTTGGCGATTACGAAACGATGAAGTTGCTCTAA
- a CDS encoding D-alanyl-D-alanine carboxypeptidase/D-alanyl-D-alanine-endopeptidase — protein sequence MRYLPAILLLCLIGCSPTKRLSRDLRTNSQFTDHVTGFALYDPAGQKTLVAHNADKPFVPASNTKLVSFYAGLLHLPDSLPALRYVIRGDSLIFWGTGNPLLLHPDLPDSAAIRFLRSRSERLFFSAANYAGPRFGAGWAWDDYNDDYSCELAPLPLYGNFARFSFPDRRPDFTVQPALFADSTVLAPPTWQQRGVRRDEDRNRFVRPPVGKTPRQDVPFRWSPELAARLLSEQLNRPVGVVRTAQPRSATLLSGTPTDSLYKRMLQISDNTLAEQILLMASAQRGDTLLNARRIMNLTDSVAFGKRTDIRWVDGSGLSRYNLFSPNSLIALLRQLQATVPQPRLFALLPAAGQSGTLRSLYKSNTPFIFAKSGSMSGVYNLSGYLVTRKGRVLLFSMMHNNFTGSVSEMRQRTARFLEQIHRQF from the coding sequence ATGCGTTACCTACCCGCTATTCTGTTGCTTTGTCTGATTGGTTGCTCCCCTACAAAACGGCTTTCCCGAGACCTCCGCACGAATAGTCAGTTCACCGACCACGTTACGGGCTTTGCTCTTTATGATCCCGCTGGGCAGAAAACACTCGTAGCACACAATGCCGACAAGCCCTTTGTACCAGCTTCGAACACCAAACTGGTGAGTTTTTATGCCGGACTGCTTCACCTGCCCGATTCGCTTCCTGCCCTGCGGTACGTGATTCGGGGCGATTCGCTTATTTTCTGGGGAACTGGTAACCCTTTGCTCCTCCATCCCGACCTGCCCGACTCGGCAGCCATCCGGTTTTTGAGAAGTCGGTCGGAACGGTTGTTTTTTTCGGCGGCCAATTACGCTGGCCCCCGGTTTGGAGCAGGCTGGGCCTGGGACGACTACAACGATGATTATTCGTGCGAGCTGGCCCCGCTGCCACTGTACGGCAATTTTGCCCGGTTCAGCTTTCCTGACCGACGGCCCGACTTTACGGTTCAACCTGCTTTGTTTGCGGATAGCACCGTGCTGGCCCCACCGACGTGGCAACAGCGCGGGGTCCGGCGCGATGAAGACCGTAACCGATTTGTGCGACCTCCGGTTGGCAAGACACCCCGCCAGGATGTACCCTTTCGATGGTCGCCTGAGTTAGCGGCCCGGCTCCTGAGTGAGCAACTAAACCGGCCGGTTGGCGTAGTCAGGACAGCCCAACCCCGCTCAGCTACGTTATTGAGCGGCACGCCTACCGACTCGCTGTACAAGCGGATGCTGCAAATCAGCGATAACACCCTGGCCGAGCAAATTCTGCTGATGGCCTCCGCCCAGCGGGGCGACACCCTCCTCAACGCTCGCCGGATTATGAACCTGACCGACTCCGTCGCGTTTGGCAAGCGGACTGATATTCGCTGGGTCGACGGATCGGGGCTCTCGCGCTACAATCTGTTTAGCCCCAACAGCCTGATAGCGTTGCTGCGGCAACTCCAGGCCACTGTACCTCAACCTCGTTTGTTTGCCTTGCTGCCCGCAGCTGGTCAATCGGGTACGTTGCGGAGTCTGTACAAATCCAACACACCGTTCATCTTCGCCAAATCGGGCTCTATGAGCGGGGTTTATAACCTTAGCGGCTATCTTGTCACCCGAAAAGGCCGAGTGCTGCTTTTCAGCATGATGCACAACAATTTTACAGGGTCAGTATCGGAAATGCGGCAACGAACAGCCCGGTTTCTCGAGCAAATTCATCGTCAATTTTAA